The following coding sequences lie in one Lolium perenne isolate Kyuss_39 chromosome 2, Kyuss_2.0, whole genome shotgun sequence genomic window:
- the LOC127336456 gene encoding NEDD8-activating enzyme E1 catalytic subunit-like isoform X3, with protein MILSLTKDFHVLRCWFQLLKEPSSFVAAVVSNVLPVLAMTQAISIPEYDSDNKPFQETVKPMVDGGTEGLEGYARVIMPRITPCFERNIWISSPYIKFPLCTFAKTQSTAAHCIEYARFIKWDKNICSGFIQR; from the exons ATGATACTtagtttaaccaaagatttccatGTCCTAAGGTGCTGGTTCCAGTTGTTGAAAGAGCCCAGCAGCTTCGTGGCGGCA GTTGTGTCCAATGTCCTCCCTGTGTTGGCGATGACCCAGGCAATTAGCATTCCAG AGTATGACTCAGACAACAAACCATTCCAAGAGACAGTTAAACCAATGGTAGATGGTGGAACAGAAGGTTTAGAAGGTTATGCTAGAGTCATTATGCCAAGGATAACACCTTGTTTTGAGCGCAACATATGGATTTCCTCTCCCTATATCAAGTTTCCATTGTGTACCTTCGCCAAGACTCAGAGTACTGCTGCTCATTGCATTGAGTATGCTCGTTTCATCAAATGGGACAAG AACATATGCAGTGGATTTATTCAGAG GTGA
- the LOC127336456 gene encoding NEDD8-activating enzyme E1 catalytic subunit-like isoform X2, with protein MILSLTKDFHVLRCWFQLLKEPSSFVAAVVSNVLPVLAMTQAISIPEYDSDNKPFQETVKPMVDGGTEGLEGYARVIMPRITPCFERNIWISSPYIKFPLCTFAKTQSTAAHCIEYARFIKWDKANALKILDAEAAK; from the exons ATGATACTtagtttaaccaaagatttccatGTCCTAAGGTGCTGGTTCCAGTTGTTGAAAGAGCCCAGCAGCTTCGTGGCGGCA GTTGTGTCCAATGTCCTCCCTGTGTTGGCGATGACCCAGGCAATTAGCATTCCAG AGTATGACTCAGACAACAAACCATTCCAAGAGACAGTTAAACCAATGGTAGATGGTGGAACAGAAGGTTTAGAAGGTTATGCTAGAGTCATTATGCCAAGGATAACACCTTGTTTTGAGCGCAACATATGGATTTCCTCTCCCTATATCAAGTTTCCATTGTGTACCTTCGCCAAGACTCAGAGTACTGCTGCTCATTGCATTGAGTATGCTCGTTTCATCAAATGGGACAAG GCCAATGCGCTCAAGATTCTGGACGCCGAGGCCGCCAAGTGA
- the LOC127336456 gene encoding uncharacterized protein isoform X1 encodes MILSLTKDFHVLRCWFQLLKEPSSFVAAVVSNVLPVLAMTQAISIPEYDSDNKPFQETVKPMVDGGTEGLEGYARVIMPRITPCFERNIWISSPYIKFPLCTFAKTQSTAAHCIEYARFIKWDKNICSGFIQRPMRSRFWTPRPPSEVGRLTFRQLTWQLPPLAAARSSHKKAPSIFSISFRIFFGRCQHQKLVDWDRTKYRLHQSQPPWFLHKSRFPGGQFACHFDSKGQ; translated from the exons ATGATACTtagtttaaccaaagatttccatGTCCTAAGGTGCTGGTTCCAGTTGTTGAAAGAGCCCAGCAGCTTCGTGGCGGCA GTTGTGTCCAATGTCCTCCCTGTGTTGGCGATGACCCAGGCAATTAGCATTCCAG AGTATGACTCAGACAACAAACCATTCCAAGAGACAGTTAAACCAATGGTAGATGGTGGAACAGAAGGTTTAGAAGGTTATGCTAGAGTCATTATGCCAAGGATAACACCTTGTTTTGAGCGCAACATATGGATTTCCTCTCCCTATATCAAGTTTCCATTGTGTACCTTCGCCAAGACTCAGAGTACTGCTGCTCATTGCATTGAGTATGCTCGTTTCATCAAATGGGACAAG AACATATGCAGTGGATTTATTCAGAG GCCAATGCGCTCAAGATTCTGGACGCCGAGGCCGCCAAGTGAAGTTGGCCGACTCACTTTTCGCCAATTGACATGGCAGCTCCCGCCATTGGCAGCGGCGCGGTCTTCCCACAAGAAAGCTCCCTCTATTTTCTCCATCAGCTTCAGGATTTTTTTTGGGCGGTGCCAACACCAGAAATTGGTGGATTGGGATCGCACCAAATACAGACTTCACCAGAGCCAACCTCCCTGGTTTTTGCATAAATCTCGATTTCCAGGTGGGCAGTTTGCCTGCCATTTTGATAGCAAGGGGCAGTAG